In a single window of the Caldisalinibacter kiritimatiensis genome:
- a CDS encoding DUF6897 domain-containing protein — translation MANDIIKKYIGKNCKIIIGSFGTTVIGKIVEVNENWIEVETKKGKELINADFVQNIKVK, via the coding sequence ATGGCTAATGATATAATTAAAAAATATATAGGAAAGAATTGTAAGATAATTATAGGTTCATTTGGTACAACAGTAATAGGAAAAATAGTTGAAGTAAATGAAAACTGGATTGAAGTTGAAACCAAAAAAGGTAAAGAACTAATAAATGCTGATTTTGTACAGAATATTAAAGTAAAATAA
- a CDS encoding YbaB/EbfC family nucleoid-associated protein translates to MAKGRFPGMGNINGMMKQVQKMQKQMAEMQKELEEREVEASAGGGAVTVKVNGKKEVLDIIIEPDVVDPDDVEMLQDLILAATNEALRNAEEMVSKEMQKITGGMNIPGLF, encoded by the coding sequence ATGGCAAAGGGAAGATTTCCAGGAATGGGAAATATAAATGGTATGATGAAGCAAGTTCAAAAAATGCAAAAACAAATGGCAGAAATGCAAAAAGAATTAGAAGAAAGAGAAGTTGAAGCAAGTGCAGGTGGAGGAGCAGTTACTGTAAAGGTAAATGGTAAAAAAGAGGTATTAGATATTATTATTGAACCAGACGTAGTAGACCCAGATGATGTTGAAATGTTACAGGATTTAATATTGGCTGCTACAAATGAAGCATTAAGAAATGCTGAAGAAATGGTTTCAAAAGAAATGCAAAAAATAACAGGTGGTATGAACATACCAGGATTATTCTAA
- the dnaX gene encoding DNA polymerase III subunit gamma/tau has protein sequence MGYQAIYRKFRPKTFQDVLGQEHVTTTLKNQILSDNIAHAYLFSGTRGTGKTSTAKIFARAVNCLNNNDGNPCNECEVCRGILDETIMDVVEMDAASNNSVDDIRELREKVKYLPSKGKYKVYIIDEVHMLSKGAFNALLKTLEEPPKHLLFILATTEPQRIPATILSRCQRFDFKRITTKDIVKNMKGICSELGIEAEDKALHLIARNSDGAMRDALSILDQCVSFTDDNITYEYVLSILGTVNNDLLFEISDGIIDKDLNKVLGFVDEMVQKGKDIHQFIKDLILHFRNLMIAKSTDNFYHVLDTSEEVIHKLKEQAKKVELESIIRYLNVLSEAEVQSKWSSQPRIILEISMVKLLSPSTDSTLEGLSQRVKEIEKLISQGRINIQKQNIDNNKNNYITIEKEKKQVPEKTIDKKKEKNEQEPKIESKEEATSDTPVSSREVDFKTILSSWSEILQKIKSDRISIHALLMEGEPVKLEDNTLIIAFGEGFGFHKEAVAKKENKQYIENMINTYLGTNLHIKCAMKDEIDTIPKQEDNNNLVEKIKDIFGEDIVEVE, from the coding sequence ATGGGATACCAAGCAATATATAGAAAATTTAGACCTAAAACTTTTCAGGATGTACTAGGACAGGAACACGTAACTACAACATTAAAAAACCAGATACTAAGTGACAATATTGCCCATGCTTACTTGTTTTCAGGAACTAGAGGTACAGGGAAGACATCTACTGCTAAGATATTTGCACGAGCGGTGAATTGTTTAAATAATAACGATGGCAACCCTTGTAATGAATGTGAAGTATGTAGGGGTATATTAGATGAGACAATAATGGATGTAGTAGAAATGGATGCGGCTTCTAATAATAGTGTTGACGATATTAGGGAGCTACGAGAAAAGGTGAAATATTTACCATCAAAGGGTAAATATAAGGTTTATATTATAGATGAGGTTCATATGTTGTCAAAGGGAGCATTTAATGCATTATTAAAGACATTAGAGGAACCTCCTAAACATTTATTATTTATATTAGCAACTACTGAACCACAGAGAATTCCAGCTACTATACTTTCAAGGTGTCAAAGATTTGATTTTAAAAGGATAACTACTAAAGATATTGTAAAAAATATGAAAGGGATATGTAGTGAGCTTGGTATTGAAGCTGAAGATAAGGCATTACATCTTATAGCTAGAAATTCTGATGGAGCTATGAGAGATGCTTTAAGTATATTAGACCAGTGTGTATCATTCACAGATGATAATATAACCTACGAGTATGTACTTTCAATACTAGGTACGGTAAATAACGATTTATTATTTGAGATTTCAGATGGAATAATAGATAAAGATTTAAATAAAGTATTAGGCTTTGTAGATGAAATGGTGCAAAAAGGTAAAGATATACACCAGTTTATAAAAGATTTAATTTTACATTTTAGGAACTTGATGATAGCTAAGTCAACAGATAATTTTTATCATGTATTGGATACTTCTGAAGAAGTTATTCATAAATTAAAGGAGCAGGCTAAAAAAGTAGAATTAGAGAGTATAATTAGATATTTAAACGTATTATCTGAAGCAGAAGTACAGAGTAAATGGTCATCACAGCCAAGGATTATACTGGAGATAAGTATGGTTAAACTATTATCTCCAAGTACAGATTCAACATTAGAAGGATTATCTCAGAGGGTTAAAGAAATAGAAAAGTTAATTAGTCAAGGTAGAATTAATATACAAAAACAGAATATAGATAATAATAAGAATAATTATATAACTATTGAGAAAGAGAAAAAACAAGTACCAGAAAAGACAATAGATAAAAAGAAAGAAAAAAATGAACAAGAACCAAAGATTGAAAGTAAAGAAGAAGCAACTTCTGATACACCAGTTTCTAGTAGAGAAGTAGATTTTAAGACGATACTTAGTTCTTGGTCAGAGATTTTACAAAAGATTAAAAGTGATAGAATAAGTATACATGCATTACTCATGGAAGGTGAACCGGTTAAATTAGAGGATAATACGTTAATAATAGCTTTTGGTGAAGGTTTTGGCTTCCACAAAGAAGCTGTTGCAAAAAAAGAAAATAAACAGTATATAGAAAATATGATTAATACCTACTTGGGAACAAATCTTCATATAAAATGTGCGATGAAGGACGAAATTGATACTATTCCAAAGCAAGAGGATAATAATAATCTTGTAGAAAAGATTAAAGATATATTTGGAGAAGACATTGTAGAGGTTGAATAA
- a CDS encoding LacI family DNA-binding transcriptional regulator: MTTIYDISKETGFSPTTVSKALNDYPDISNRTKQIILNKARELGYIPNSHARILITKKSWTIGVLFDEKLNIGIKHPFFNSIIESFKKSIESRGYDLLFISKDIGGRKISYLDHCKIRGVDGVIIISSDFENSEIQELIDSNIPCVLIDVESDKASTVHSDNLQGCFLGVEYLYSLGHRKIAHIHGKLDTYAGHVRKNGYIKAMEKFNLEKKDEYIVDGGYFSFDGGYKAMKKLLELDEIPTAVFVAGDYMAIGAISAITENGLKVPDDISIIGYDDIEHCKYTTPKLTTIRQNTELIGENAADVLINSIDKKNARTSVIVPVELVIRNSCKAVK, translated from the coding sequence TTGACTACAATATATGACATATCTAAAGAGACAGGTTTTTCACCGACAACAGTTTCCAAGGCTTTAAATGATTATCCTGATATAAGTAATCGAACTAAACAAATCATTTTAAACAAAGCTAGAGAACTAGGCTATATTCCAAATTCCCATGCAAGGATATTAATCACGAAGAAATCTTGGACTATAGGAGTTTTATTTGATGAAAAGCTAAATATAGGTATAAAGCATCCATTTTTTAACTCAATTATTGAGAGTTTCAAGAAAAGCATTGAATCTAGAGGATATGATTTATTATTTATTTCTAAGGATATTGGAGGCAGAAAAATAAGTTATTTAGACCATTGTAAGATAAGAGGAGTAGATGGGGTAATAATAATTAGTTCAGATTTTGAAAATAGTGAAATACAAGAGCTTATTGACAGTAATATTCCTTGTGTATTAATTGATGTAGAAAGTGATAAAGCTAGTACAGTTCATTCAGATAATTTACAGGGTTGTTTTTTAGGTGTTGAGTATTTATATTCATTAGGGCATAGAAAAATAGCCCATATTCACGGAAAGCTAGATACATATGCAGGACATGTAAGAAAAAATGGTTATATTAAAGCTATGGAAAAGTTTAATCTAGAAAAGAAAGACGAATATATAGTGGATGGTGGCTACTTTTCCTTTGATGGTGGATATAAAGCCATGAAAAAGCTTTTAGAATTAGATGAAATACCAACTGCAGTCTTTGTAGCTGGAGATTATATGGCAATTGGAGCAATTAGTGCTATAACAGAAAATGGATTAAAAGTACCAGATGATATATCTATCATTGGATATGATGATATAGAACATTGTAAGTATACGACCCCAAAACTTACAACTATAAGACAAAACACAGAATTAATAGGTGAAAATGCAGCAGATGTATTAATAAATTCAATAGATAAGAAAAATGCTAGAACATCAGTAATTGTACCAGTTGAGTTAGTGATTAGAAATTCTTGTAAAGCTGTAAAATAG
- the recR gene encoding recombination mediator RecR, whose amino-acid sequence MEYFAAPVAKLIEEFSKLPGVGQKTAQRLAFHVLNMKNTDATELANAIVNAKKNIKYCSICGNLTDKDPCFICRNKKRDESVICVVEDPRDIISMERTKEFNGLYHVLHGSISPMDRVGPEDIRIKELLHRIKDGVVEEVILATNPTIEGEATAMYISKLLKPMGIKTTRIAHGVPVGGDLEYADEVTLSKALEGRREI is encoded by the coding sequence GTGGAATACTTTGCAGCTCCAGTGGCGAAGTTAATTGAAGAATTTTCTAAGCTACCAGGTGTTGGGCAAAAAACTGCTCAAAGGTTAGCTTTTCACGTATTAAATATGAAAAATACAGATGCCACAGAACTAGCTAATGCAATAGTAAATGCAAAAAAGAATATCAAGTATTGTAGTATTTGTGGAAATTTAACAGATAAAGACCCATGTTTTATCTGTAGAAATAAAAAAAGAGACGAAAGCGTTATATGTGTAGTTGAAGACCCAAGGGATATTATTTCTATGGAAAGAACAAAGGAGTTCAATGGATTATATCACGTATTACATGGAAGTATTTCTCCTATGGATAGAGTAGGGCCTGAGGACATTAGGATAAAGGAGCTACTACACAGAATAAAAGATGGGGTCGTGGAAGAAGTTATTTTGGCTACTAATCCTACTATAGAAGGTGAAGCTACAGCTATGTATATATCTAAGCTATTAAAGCCTATGGGAATAAAGACAACACGTATAGCCCATGGAGTACCTGTAGGTGGGGACTTAGAATATGCCGATGAAGTGACTTTATCAAAAGCTCTTGAGGGCAGAAGAGAGATTTAG